One region of Scomber scombrus chromosome 10, fScoSco1.1, whole genome shotgun sequence genomic DNA includes:
- the clcnk gene encoding chloride channel K, producing MTVKGIEAHRENNNWERENHSDTSHNKSPLLADPWKPCRQSRGFVKEWLLKLRCFLGTVCRIEWYGYAALGILTAILSFLMDLSVTKLLRAHQWLYMKLEGNSLLQFFCWTLYPSCLCAVASSFSHHICPFSTGSGIPEVRTMVAGIEMPHYLSLTNMFTKFLGLICTLAAGSTLFLGKVGPFVHLSTMVGSYLSNLCTLIQANKEEKAAGEMLVVAAAVGVASCFGAPISGVLFSVEVMSSHFSLKNYFPCFFSVACGALTFRLFSVWSGDGETLQALFKTNFPTALPFFPLEILLFALLGLLCGAVSRCYLFCHRWILQFTKTNPVLLKILTTEKGLYSGMVVFLLASLTFPHSAGQYMASKYTMKQLLTSLLDSRQWLSQSHNASVQLESEPLLEWSSSGSPIYFSLAVFLLMKLWMLVLACTLPLPAGYFMPVFIYGAAIGRLLGEGVAYVSFTGVTSDQQWASINPGGYALAGAAAFSGAVTHTLSPALLALELTGQFSHAVPILLATLLANALTCSGHCPSFYDALSISKRLPHLPSLIKACPRLPSTPVGQVLRAKAVQLQKAAGPVEVQQAVNTSAEIQIPVVDSHESQILLGFVLRSELLMFLQYCKTETMEKHLDEVCCIHPSSALLSPHSTVQEAHSMLSLVGAQTLFVTDRGRLVGLISWPEMKRILEDLAKEI from the exons ATGACGGTAAAAGGCATTGAAG CCCACAGAGAGAACAACAACTGGGAGCGAGAAAATCATTCAGACACATCCCATAATAAGAGTCCGCTTCTAGCTGATCCATGGAAACCATGCAGACAGTCCCGAGGATTTGTCAAAG AGTGGCTGTTGAAGCTGAGGTGTTTTTTGGGAACAGTGTGCAGAATAGAGTGGTATGGCTATGCTGCTCTTGGCATTTTGACCGCTATCCTCAGCTTTCTCATGGACCTCAGCGTAACAAAGCTGctgagag CTCATCAGTGGCTTTATATGAAGCTGGAGGGCAACAGTCTGCTGCAGTTCTTCTGCTGGACTCTTTACCCATCATGCCTCTGTGCTGTTGCTTCATCGTTTTCCCATCACATCTGTCCCTTCTCCACAG GTTCGGGGATACCAGAGGTGAGGACCATGGTGGCCGGCATTGAAATGCCTCATTACTTGTCACTCACTAATATGTTTACCAAGTTCCTGGGCCTTATCTGTACACTGGCAGCTGGTAGCACTCTATTCCTGGGCAAAGTG GGTCCATTTGTGCATCTTTCCACCATGGTGGGAAGCTACCTGAGCAATCTCTGCACTCTTATACAAGCCAATAAGGAG GAGAAAGCAGCTGGGGAGATGCTGGTTGTAGCTGCAGCAGTCGGGGTAGCCAGTTGCTTTGGAGCTCCCATTAGTG GTGTGTTGTTCAGTGTGGAAGTGATGTCCTCTCACTTTTCCCTGAAGAATTACTTCCCATGTTTCTTCTCAGTCGCCTGCGGGGCGTTGACCTTCCGCCTGTTCTCAGTGTGGAGTGGAGATGGAG AGACTCTTCAGGCACTgttcaaaactaatttccccactGCTTTACCTTTCTTCCCGCTGGAGATTCTGCTGTTTGCTTTGCTGGG GCTGCTGTGTGGAGCCGTGAGCCGCTGCTACCTCTTCTGCCATCGGTGGATCCTGCAATTCACCAAGACAAACCCAGTCCTCCTCAAGATATTGACGACAGA GAAGGGTCTGTATTCAGGAATGGTGGTCTTCCTTCTGGCATCTTTGACGTTTCCACACTCTGCTGGCCAATATATGGCTTCTAAG TACACCATGAAGCAGCTCCTCACCTCCTTACTAGACAGCAGGCAGTGGCTCTCTCAATCCCACAATGCCTCTGTTCAACTGGAGTCCGAGCCTTTGTTGGAGTGGAGCTCATCAGGGAGTCCTATCTATTTCTCTTTGGCTGTCTTTCTGCTTATGAAG CTGTGGATGTTGGTCCTCGCCTGCACGCTGCCTCTGCCAGCTGGATACTTCATGCCAGTCTTTATCTACG GGGCAGCTATTGGGCGTTTGCTAGGTGAAGGAGTGGCTTACGTGTCCTTCACTGGAGTGACTTCAGACCAGCAGTGGGCTTCTATAAATCCTGGGGGCTATGCTCTGGCTG GTGCTGCAGCATTCTCCGGTGCTGTGACTCACACCTTGTCCCCAGCTCTCCTGGCTCTAGAGTTAACTGGCCAGTTCAGCCATGCTGTTCCCATCCTCCTTGCCACACTACTGGCCAATGCCCTGACTTGCTCTGGGCACTGTCCTTCTTTCTATGATGCCCTCTCTATCAGCAAGAGGCTCCCACACCTGCCCTCTCTGATAAAAGCCTGTCCCAG GCTTCCCTCTACACCAGTCGGACAGGTTTTGAGAGCTAAAGCGGTGCAGCTTCAGAAAGCAGCTGGGCCAGTGGAGGTTCAGCAGGCTGTCAACACCAGCGCTGAAATACAAATCCCTGTGGTGGACTCACATG AGTCGCAGATTTTACTGGGGTTTGTTCTCCGATCAGAGCTGCTGATGTTCCTGCAGTACTGTAAGACTGAG ACTATGGAGAAACATCTGGATGAGGTCTGTTGCATTCATCCATCCTCGGCCCTGTTATCACCACACAGCACCGTTCAGGAG GCCCACAGTATGCTGAGTCTGGTTGGAGCTCAGACCTTGTTTGTCACTGACAGAGGGAGGCTAGTGGGGCTTATTTCTTGGCCAGAG ATGAAGAGAATATTAGAAGACTTGGCCAAAGAAATCTAA